The segment CCAGGAAGCTCTTTGTTTCCCCAAGCACATCAGCTGCTTGTGATGTTTTCCTGCACTAGAAATGAGAATACAACCGGGGGTGGTTGTTCGTGTATGTGTTTGTATTTACTTGAATCTCTCTGCAAAAGGACAGATGGTTACTAAATCATGTTCTTCCACACAAAAATAATatggaaggaaacagaacagtgagaAACTGGCAGTATGCTTGCCCAGAATTagcacaaatgaagaaaattcttCAAACTGGCCATCTGAGTCGTGACGATACTTGGAGGCAGAATTTATTTTGTCCTTTCAGCGTTTGATATATGGTAGCAGCGATAAATAGAGATGCAAAAGTTCTCTCTTTTCAGGTCTGTATCAGGGCTGAGTTTGTGACTTTTACAATTGCAGGGCCCGGAGGCGTCTGAAAGTGAAACTGCTTGCTTTGCTGAGCAAGAGTGGGAGAACCTGGAGGAATGGCAGAAGGAGCTGTACAGGAACATGCTGAGAGGGAACAGTGAATCTCTGAACTCTCTGGGTAAATAACACTTTTAAAGTCAGTTCTTGATGCTTCTGGGTTAGCTGTCCTGGGGAACTTTTTCCTGCGCTCAGGAACCAAAGTTGTAGAAGCACGGAGAAGTCTGTGCCCGCTGCCAATTTAGAGCACAGCTCACATTGCATCCAGTGCCTCAGTGTCCAGCACTCAGTGGACTGGGCACTGGCTGCTGACTCTCCCAGAGCCCTGCTGGGAGGGCCTCCCAAGCGCAGCCTGCCAGCCCCTTCTCTCAGGGCTGTGGGTGTTTTTGGGGCTGGGAAGGAGTTGGCTGCCCGAGGCCATCTGCCGGTGGGCTGTGCAGTGGGCTCTCGCTGAATGGTGTGTTTTGGCCAATGGAGCTGTTTTGGGGTATGCAGCTGCTGCCAGTATTGTTTGCAGAAGTGCGTTCCTCCCCATGATTACTGCAGGCTTGGCTTACCCCTGCAGGCACCTCATTCCCAGTCCTGTCACCTGCAGCAATGAGGGCAGTTTGATGCAGCACGAAAGCATTAACGTTTCTGTTCCTCAACAGATTATTCAGTCTCCAGATCTGACTTGTCCCAGCTTCAGAGAGGAGAAGCGCCCTGCAGTGAGGtgacctcagcacagaaggaggTTCCTACAGAACCGAGTGCAGGCAAGAGATGAATTGATAACATTTTTATCCTTGGGGATaatggctgtgtggtgttgTCCCCAGACAGAGGACATCACAAGGTGATGGTCCTGATTTACTAGAGAAGGAGATTCTCAAGAAGAACAGGCTCAAGGGGAATAACAGAGTGTCAGAAAACATGTAGTGGGTTTGATTTTTTCCTATTAGCAGAGTATCTGTTTAGGCCTGATGCAGGCAACTCAGGCAGCAAAGGAGTGCAGTGCCctagaaaacaagagaaacttgaaggaaaaaacagtgttCGGGGGCGTGAAGGCAgtgtctgtggggctgggcgGTCACTGATCATGTTGGGGGGCTGAAGGGATCCTTCTGGGGCTGGGTGTATGCTTAGACCCAATGAGTGTTGGTCTGAATGTGTGTGCTTGGACGTAACACCGGGGAGGATGCTGTCCTGAAACATTGTCAGCTGTGAGATAAGACGAAGCCCCCTCCCTACAGGGCTGAGAAAAGCTCTCAGTGGTAGGAGCAGGAGATGCTGGGGAGAGGTTGTATTAGAAATTGGGGTGGCTGGGAGCAAGCTGGGTGCATCGAGGGAGGAGCCGAAGTGTGCTGTGATACGCAGTAAAGGAGTTTCCTCTTTACATTAGCAGACTTCAGCATTCCAGAGCCAAGCTTCACAGGTACTctgaagcaaaatgaagagGTGTGTGCGGAGGAGCAGGAAGCCACGGAGGGTGCAGAGTTTACTGAGCTCAGTGTGGGTGAGTTCTGAGCAGTGCCACAATATGCTGTGCAACTGGGGACCTGGGGAGAGCCGGTGCTGCATGAGGGCACCCCAGATGTTTCCCCTGCATGTGCAGGGCCCTGGGGAGAGAGCAAGAGCCATGCTGAGGTTAGCAAAGCAGACTGAAATATTATGGACAGTTTTACACGTAGGAAGATTGAAGTGGTGGGTAGGCAAGgcatttctgatatttttccctggaatttcttctgcttggtGGCAGCAGTCTCAGAGGAAGGAGCTGTGCTCCAGAAGAGTCCCTCAACAGATACCTGAGGGCTGGGACAGTCACCAGCGAGCTGGGATGGCTCTGTTATTCCCAACAACAATGTAATACTTGATTATTAGGCTGTTCCCAGCTCACCGGTCATTTCCTTGTTTCATGCTTTCTCCCTCACTCTCAGTCCTGGTCTCTGTTTCTTCTTGCGCTACATCAGAGGCATCCAAAGGACTTGTTCAGTTTTTGTTGGTATTTGCCCTGCTGTGAGTGCTCTTTCTCATGTCCACCCATAGTGTCACCTCTGTGTGTTGTCACCTTGTTACATACACatccagagcagcagtgggcacatCTCAAGTCAAAAATTGGGAGTGTTTATGTGTTCCCTTTCAACAAAAAGGCTGCACAGGTGGGTCACCACAtcctgggaggagagggaaggtgGATCTCGTGGAAAGGGCCACCACTATCTGAAGAGTGTGAAATACTGGGACATTGGTGTATGGAGGGCAGCAGATGCACTGGGAAGCGAAGTCCCACCCCAGGTTCATGAGATCTTTGCacctgggaggaggaggacagctgGAGGCAATTTTGGAAACTCTGGGCAGCGCTGAAGTGCGTGCTGTCTTGGAAGGCAGCACTtctctctgctccctccctTGTGGCTTCTCACACTCACTGCTAAGCCAGCTGAAAGGGAAGCATTCCTGTGCTCTTCACTCATATTCAGTCTTCTTTTAGTCCTTCAGTTGACTTGATTGGTACAGCAGTGTTTCATGCTCCCTGCATAAGAGGGGCTTGTTTGATGCAAGGGTGGCAGGGGAAGGACAGGGGGATTTTAGAAGTATCTCCTGTCTCCCGGCAGTGAATGTCccctttgtttttcccctcagttCCAGCTGATGAGGTGATAGCATTCAAAATAGAGCAGCTGGACTCTGATGAATGCCTGCAAAGCTCAGAGTGTCCCACAGCTTTATCCGGGGAATCGGAAGACATGTTTTTTCAGAGTGCCAACGAGGCGCTGCCCTTTGACAGTCAGTTCAGCTCTCCTGTGCCCCTGGGAAACCAGAGTCTGAGCAGGTTGGTGCCATCTGCTTCTGGGGAAGGTGATCTTGGTGAAATCAGCACCGTCACATTCTACAGGCAAGAGTATCCCGAGGAGAGGCCTCACTCATGTGCTGCATGCAGGAAGGGCTTATGTCTGAAGAAGATGCTGATGATGCAGCAGCAGAATCACAGCACGCTGTGTGGCGGTGAGCCCACTGAAGATGAGAACATCTTTATCCATCAGCCTCACCAGCAGATCCACATTGCCACGGAGAGCTTCAAGCAGAACCTGAAGGTAAAAGCTCCTGCTGGCATCTCAGCCACAAACAAGGCACGTGGCAGCTCCAGGTGCATGAAGAGCATCAACACCAACCGCAACAAACCAGGTCACCCACAGGGGAAGCCTTACAAGTGCAGCAAGTGTCAGGAGTGCTTCTCCCAGAAGAAAACCCTCATCATCCACCAGCG is part of the Gallus gallus isolate bGalGal1 chromosome 2, bGalGal1.mat.broiler.GRCg7b, whole genome shotgun sequence genome and harbors:
- the ZNF767 gene encoding zinc finger family member 767 isoform X4; translated protein: MASALPGSCLCSSSLPQAPGEAVPSSTASISLWTVVAAVQAVEKSVEAHASRLLNLERRTVTTEKKYLDCEKTVVDFGNQLESKLTVLGTLIREYGQLQRRLEHMENLLKNRNFCILRLPPAPKGPEASESETACFAEQEWENLEEWQKELYRNMLRGNSESLNSLDYSVSRSDLSQLQRGEAPCSEVTSAQKEVPTEPSAADFSIPEPSFTGTLKQNEEVCAEEQEATEGAEFTELSVVPADEVIAFKIEQLDSDECLQSSECPTALSGESEDMFFQSANEALPFDSQFSSPVPLGNQSLSRLVPSASGEGDLGEISTVTFYRQEYPEERPHSCAACRKGLCLKKMLMMQQQNHSTLCGGEPTEDENIFIHQPHQQIHIATESFKQNLKVKAPAGISATNKARGSSRCMKSINTNRNKPGHPQGKPYKCSKCQECFSQKKTLIIHQRVHSGRSPGVLWCSYCGKTFSHPSNLIRHQRIHTGERPYQCNECLKRFTQKQHLLQHEKIHLRERNCAARNHTREAPL
- the ZNF767 gene encoding zinc finger family member 767 isoform X5, encoding MASALPGSCLCSSSLPQAPGEAVPSSTASISLWTVVAAVQAVEKSVEAHASRLLNLERRTVTTEKKYLDCEKTVVDFGNQLESKLTVLGTLIREYGQLQRRLEHMENLLKNRNFCILRLPPAPKGPEASESETACFAEQEWENLEEWQKELYRNMLRGNSESLNSLDYSVSRSDLSQLQRGEAPCSEVTSAQKEVPTEPSADFSIPEPSFTGTLKQNEEVCAEEQEATEGAEFTELSVVPADEVIAFKIEQLDSDECLQSSECPTALSGESEDMFFQSANEALPFDSQFSSPVPLGNQSLSRLVPSASGEGDLGEISTVTFYRQEYPEERPHSCAACRKGLCLKKMLMMQQQNHSTLCGGEPTEDENIFIHQPHQQIHIATESFKQNLKVKAPAGISATNKARGSSRCMKSINTNRNKPGHPQGKPYKCSKCQECFSQKKTLIIHQRVHSGRSPGVLWCSYCGKTFSHPSNLIRHQRIHTGERPYQCNECLKRFTQKQHLLQHEKIHLRERNCAARNHTREAPL